A section of the Malania oleifera isolate guangnan ecotype guangnan chromosome 2, ASM2987363v1, whole genome shotgun sequence genome encodes:
- the LOC131149136 gene encoding uncharacterized protein LOC131149136 translates to MNPGVAIPSRPQVLSLLRSLLRTARGFSDYNIREYTKRRAIDGFRHNRDLADPSSISAAFSEGKSQLEIARRQAVVYSLYAPKVKSVMEIKHV, encoded by the coding sequence ATGAACCCTGGTGTGGCAATCCCTTCTCGACCCCAAGTCCTTTCTCTTCTCCGTTCTCTGCTGCGCACAGCTCGAGGCTTCTCGGACTACAACATCAGGGAATACACCAAACGCCGAGCCATCGATGGCTTCCGCCACAACCGCGACCTAGCGGACCCTTCTTCAATCTCCGCAGCTTTCTCCGAAGGTAAATCTCAGTTGGAGATTGCCAGAAGACAGGCCGTTGTGTACTCGCTGTACGCTCCCAAGGTGAAGAGTGTCATGGAGATTAAACACGTCTGA